One region of Bacillus pumilus genomic DNA includes:
- the spoVK gene encoding stage V sporulation protein K, giving the protein MERAVTYKNNGQINIILNGQKQVLVDADSEAEYLEALQKNEAKHSILREIEREMNSLVGMDEMKRNIKEIYAWIFVNQKRQEQGLKVGKQALHMMFKGNPGTGKTTVARLVGKLFFEMNVLSKGHLIEAERGDLVGEYIGHTAQKTRDLIKKSLGGILFIDEAYSLARGGEKDFGKEAIDTLVKHMEDKQHEFILILAGYSKEMDHFLSLNPGLQSRFPINISFPDYTVDQLMDIAKRMMADREYIFTQEAEWKLRDYLMHIKSTTSPAKFSNGRFVRNTIEKAIRTQAMRLLLVDHYDKKDLLTIKSHDLQMKKDTPT; this is encoded by the coding sequence TTGGAGCGAGCTGTCACATATAAAAACAACGGCCAAATCAATATTATACTTAACGGACAAAAGCAAGTATTGGTTGATGCAGATTCAGAGGCAGAATACCTAGAAGCCTTGCAGAAAAATGAGGCAAAACACAGCATCTTACGGGAAATAGAGCGTGAAATGAACAGCCTTGTCGGTATGGATGAAATGAAACGAAACATAAAAGAGATTTATGCTTGGATCTTTGTCAATCAAAAAAGGCAGGAACAAGGGTTAAAGGTAGGTAAACAAGCGCTTCATATGATGTTCAAAGGGAATCCGGGCACAGGGAAAACAACGGTTGCAAGACTTGTCGGGAAGCTTTTCTTTGAAATGAATGTCCTCTCAAAAGGTCACTTAATTGAAGCGGAACGCGGAGATCTAGTCGGCGAGTACATCGGTCATACTGCTCAAAAAACAAGGGATTTAATTAAAAAATCACTAGGCGGCATTTTGTTCATCGACGAAGCCTATTCTCTTGCCCGCGGAGGCGAAAAGGATTTTGGGAAAGAAGCGATTGATACCCTAGTAAAACATATGGAGGACAAACAGCACGAATTCATTCTCATTCTTGCTGGCTACTCCAAGGAAATGGATCATTTTCTATCATTAAACCCCGGCCTGCAATCGAGATTTCCAATCAATATCAGCTTTCCTGATTATACCGTCGATCAGCTCATGGACATTGCCAAACGGATGATGGCTGACAGAGAATATATATTTACTCAAGAAGCTGAATGGAAGCTACGAGATTACTTAATGCACATTAAAAGCACCACGAGTCCTGCAAAATTCAGCAACGGCCGTTTTGTGCGAAACACGATTGAAAAGGCCATTCGAACCCAAGCGATGAGACTCCTGCTTGTGGATCATTATGACAAAAAAGATTTGCTCACGATTAAAAGTCACGATCTCCAAATGAAAAAGGATACGCCTACTTAA
- the nrdF gene encoding class 1b ribonucleoside-diphosphate reductase subunit beta — protein MTKIYDAANWSKHEDDFTQMFYNQNVKQFWLPEEISLNGDLLTWKYLGEKERDTYMKVLAGLTLLDTEQGNTGMPIVAEHVEGHQRKAVLNFMAMMENAVHAKSYSNIFMTLAPTETISEVFEWVKKNKFLQKKADMIVSLYRSIQKDDPISLFKAMVASVYLESFLFYSGFYYPLYFYGQGKLMQSGEIINLILRDEAIHGVYVGLLAQEIYNKQTPDVQKELYDFSIDLLNELYENELHYTEDIYDQVNLSHDVKKFIRYNANKALMNLGFAPYFEEEEINPIVLNGLNTKTKSHDFFSMKGNGYKKATVEPLKDDDFFFGDES, from the coding sequence GTGACAAAAATTTATGATGCAGCCAACTGGTCAAAACACGAAGATGATTTTACACAAATGTTTTACAACCAAAATGTGAAGCAGTTCTGGCTTCCTGAAGAGATTTCCTTAAACGGGGACCTCTTAACATGGAAATATCTAGGTGAAAAAGAGCGAGATACGTACATGAAGGTACTTGCTGGATTGACTTTACTTGATACAGAACAAGGAAATACAGGGATGCCGATTGTGGCTGAACATGTAGAAGGCCATCAGCGTAAAGCGGTATTAAACTTTATGGCCATGATGGAAAATGCGGTACATGCGAAATCATACTCAAATATCTTCATGACACTCGCACCAACTGAAACGATCAGTGAAGTGTTTGAATGGGTCAAAAAGAATAAATTCTTGCAAAAGAAAGCAGATATGATTGTCAGTTTATACCGTTCGATTCAAAAGGACGATCCGATTTCCCTCTTTAAAGCAATGGTTGCTTCTGTTTATTTAGAAAGCTTCCTATTTTACAGTGGTTTTTACTACCCGCTTTATTTCTATGGACAAGGAAAGCTCATGCAAAGTGGTGAAATCATCAACTTGATTTTGCGTGATGAAGCGATTCACGGTGTATATGTTGGATTATTAGCACAAGAAATTTACAACAAACAAACACCTGACGTGCAAAAAGAGCTATATGATTTCTCGATTGACCTCTTGAACGAGCTTTATGAAAATGAACTTCATTACACGGAAGATATATATGACCAAGTCAATTTATCGCATGATGTGAAAAAGTTCATTCGTTACAATGCCAATAAAGCGTTAATGAACCTTGGATTTGCCCCTTACTTTGAAGAAGAAGAGATCAATCCAATTGTATTGAACGGACTCAATACAAAAACAAAATCGCATGACTTCTTCTCAATGAAAGGGAACGGCTACAAAAAAGCAACGGTTGAGCCGTTAAAAGATGACGACTTCTTCTTTGGAGATGAATCATAA
- a CDS encoding aminotransferase class I/II-fold pyridoxal phosphate-dependent enzyme, whose product MFHTLKHGSILEKVAAETEQDILHMHQQIDQKSEQNEWRVLESYRKHRVSDSHFNPTTGYGYDDMGRDTLEKIYADVFGGESGLVRPQIISGTHAISIALFGVLRPGDELIYMTGKPYDTLEEIVGIRGKEGTGSLKDFQIDYKAIDLRQDGSVDYDKVKESISSKTKMIGIQRSKGYASRPSFTIEEIEQMISFVKEINEEIIVFVDNCYGEFTELQEPCHVGADLMAGSLIKNPGGGLAKTGGYIVGKEKWVEACSYRMTSPGIGSEAGASLYALQEMYQGFFLAPHVVAQSLKGAVFTARFLEKIGFQTNPAWNAKRTDLIQSVEFGDPNKMIAFCQAIQYASPINSHVTPHASYMPGYEDDVIMAAGTFVQGASIELSADGPIRPPYTAYVQGGLTYAHVKNAICSAVDALLEQGFIDIPAR is encoded by the coding sequence ATGTTTCATACATTAAAACACGGCAGTATTTTAGAAAAAGTAGCAGCAGAAACAGAACAAGACATTTTACACATGCATCAGCAAATTGATCAAAAGAGCGAACAAAATGAGTGGCGGGTGCTTGAAAGCTACCGAAAGCATAGAGTCAGTGACTCTCACTTTAATCCAACAACTGGATATGGCTACGATGATATGGGAAGAGACACGTTAGAAAAAATTTATGCGGACGTCTTCGGGGGAGAAAGCGGCCTTGTGCGTCCGCAGATCATTTCCGGCACACATGCGATTTCCATTGCGTTATTTGGTGTGCTAAGACCTGGCGATGAATTGATCTATATGACGGGAAAACCATACGATACGCTAGAAGAAATTGTAGGGATTCGCGGCAAAGAAGGGACAGGCTCATTAAAAGACTTCCAGATTGATTACAAGGCCATTGATTTAAGGCAAGATGGATCCGTCGATTATGACAAAGTAAAAGAGTCGATCTCCTCTAAAACAAAAATGATCGGCATTCAGCGTTCAAAAGGCTATGCTTCAAGACCTTCCTTTACAATAGAAGAAATCGAGCAAATGATTTCATTTGTAAAAGAGATCAATGAAGAAATCATTGTGTTTGTGGACAACTGTTATGGTGAATTTACTGAATTACAAGAGCCATGTCATGTGGGAGCGGATCTTATGGCGGGTTCCCTTATTAAAAACCCAGGCGGCGGGCTTGCCAAAACAGGCGGCTACATCGTTGGAAAAGAAAAATGGGTAGAAGCTTGCTCTTATCGAATGACATCTCCGGGCATCGGCAGTGAAGCGGGTGCCTCGCTTTATGCGCTTCAGGAAATGTATCAAGGATTTTTCTTAGCACCGCATGTTGTGGCACAAAGCTTAAAAGGTGCAGTGTTCACGGCTCGTTTTCTTGAAAAGATCGGGTTCCAAACGAACCCAGCGTGGAATGCGAAAAGAACGGATTTAATTCAATCCGTCGAATTTGGCGATCCTAACAAAATGATTGCATTCTGTCAGGCGATTCAATACGCATCTCCGATCAACAGTCACGTCACACCGCATGCAAGCTATATGCCGGGATACGAGGATGATGTCATTATGGCAGCGGGCACCTTCGTCCAAGGAGCTAGTATCGAGTTATCAGCCGATGGACCGATCAGACCTCCTTATACAGCCTACGTTCAAGGCGGACTCACGTATGCCCATGTGAAAAATGCGATTTGCAGTGCTGTAGATGCCTTATTGGAACAAGGTTTTATCGACATACCTGCTCGATAA
- a CDS encoding Rap family tetratricopeptide repeat protein yields the protein MSGLISSVDVANTLNKWYLHIKKREVSQAVELRDEIQEMLGEMEENQDVLLYFNILDYRFKVLMEDLVGQPTITESERVKTDDMLRFYFYLFKGMYESARNNYSEALVLFRVAERQLDKVHDEIEKAEFHYKIGTLYYFNKVTLLSHHHLQTAKDIYKGHEGYSIQTINCNMLLALNLIDDGRLEKAEKMLLECVDRLIEKDDKRLLALAYYDLGFLKIQDDHHIEAIEYFNKAIFADDLKQSAPVSYLQCAYEFARSSYKSNQLDQAISWVAEGKSFSKEQQNTNFILKFNILEKCYTTPRESYEDIKKGLCFLEERKAYVDIEALAPDVASIYKKLNLYEESNYFLELALKSCTLIGKEVI from the coding sequence ATGTCGGGTTTGATTTCCTCTGTAGATGTAGCAAACACTCTCAACAAATGGTATTTACATATTAAAAAGAGGGAAGTTTCACAAGCAGTAGAGTTGAGGGATGAGATTCAAGAGATGTTAGGCGAAATGGAAGAAAATCAAGATGTTTTACTCTATTTCAATATTCTTGATTATAGATTTAAGGTACTTATGGAAGATTTAGTGGGGCAGCCAACAATAACAGAAAGCGAAAGAGTCAAAACAGATGACATGCTAAGGTTTTACTTTTATCTTTTCAAAGGTATGTACGAGAGTGCAAGGAATAATTATTCAGAAGCTCTAGTCCTATTTAGAGTAGCTGAGAGACAATTGGACAAGGTACATGATGAAATTGAAAAGGCTGAGTTCCATTATAAAATTGGCACACTCTACTATTTCAATAAGGTCACGCTCCTTTCTCACCATCATCTACAAACAGCAAAAGATATCTATAAAGGTCATGAAGGTTACAGCATACAGACCATAAACTGTAATATGTTGTTGGCACTGAATTTGATTGATGATGGTAGACTAGAAAAAGCTGAAAAAATGCTTTTGGAGTGTGTTGATAGACTAATTGAGAAGGATGATAAGAGATTGTTAGCGTTGGCTTATTATGATTTAGGATTTCTCAAAATTCAGGATGACCACCATATAGAAGCCATTGAATATTTTAACAAAGCAATTTTCGCAGATGATCTAAAACAGTCAGCCCCTGTTTCATACTTACAATGTGCGTATGAATTTGCAAGATCAAGCTATAAATCAAATCAATTGGATCAGGCAATAAGTTGGGTTGCTGAGGGGAAATCCTTTTCTAAAGAACAGCAAAACACAAACTTTATTTTGAAATTCAATATCCTTGAGAAATGTTATACAACACCACGGGAAAGCTATGAGGATATCAAGAAAGGGCTATGTTTTTTGGAAGAAAGAAAAGCATATGTTGATATAGAGGCTCTAGCTCCTGATGTTGCATCCATTTATAAGAAGTTAAATCTTTATGAAGAAAGTAACTACTTCTTGGAATTGGCTTTAAAATCTTGTACGCTTATAGGAAAGGAGGTCATATGA
- a CDS encoding N-acetylmuramoyl-L-alanine amidase — protein sequence MVKIFIDPGHGGTDSGAAANGLLEKNITLQIAILLRDMLISDYDDVSVRLSRSIDQSVTLAQRTNAANSWGADYFVSIHVNAGGGTGFESYVYPGVSAPTTTYRNALHDEIVRSVDFANRGKKTANFHVLRETSMPAILTENGFIDTTADANKLRNATFLQGIARAHATGLEKAFQLKKKASNLYKVQAGAFKVKANADELAATLKSKGFDAFVVLEGGMFRVQAGAFRTKQNADDLVARLKQAGHDAFVFQ from the coding sequence ATGGTGAAAATTTTTATTGATCCTGGCCATGGAGGAACAGATTCTGGAGCTGCTGCTAATGGACTTTTGGAGAAAAATATCACACTGCAAATCGCGATTTTATTGAGAGATATGTTGATTAGTGATTATGATGACGTTTCCGTCCGCTTAAGTCGTTCAATTGATCAATCCGTTACTTTGGCCCAGCGTACAAATGCGGCAAACAGCTGGGGAGCTGACTATTTCGTGTCTATTCATGTTAATGCAGGCGGGGGCACAGGTTTTGAAAGCTATGTGTATCCTGGCGTTTCAGCACCAACCACCACGTATCGCAATGCCCTTCATGATGAAATTGTTCGCTCGGTGGATTTTGCCAACCGCGGCAAGAAAACAGCGAACTTCCACGTTCTTCGAGAAACTTCTATGCCCGCTATTTTAACAGAGAATGGTTTCATCGATACGACAGCTGATGCAAATAAGCTCCGCAACGCAACCTTCCTTCAAGGCATCGCTCGCGCTCATGCCACTGGATTAGAGAAAGCCTTTCAGCTGAAAAAAAAAGCTAGTAATCTTTATAAAGTTCAGGCTGGAGCTTTCAAGGTGAAAGCCAATGCAGATGAATTAGCAGCCACGCTGAAATCCAAAGGCTTTGACGCCTTCGTTGTATTAGAGGGCGGCATGTTCCGTGTGCAAGCCGGGGCTTTTCGTACAAAGCAAAATGCGGATGACCTCGTCGCAAGATTGAAACAGGCCGGTCATGACGCATTCGTTTTCCAATAA
- the hflX gene encoding GTPase HflX — protein MNEHEMTEKAILVGCQLPHVTDERFQYSMEELASLTKTAGGEAVSVMTQKRNRQDSATYIGKGKVEELEVLCEEFECDVIIFNDELSPSQLKALATALDVKIIDRTQLILDIFAKRARTREGKLQIELAQLQYALPRLSGQGISLSRQGGGIGARGPGETKLETDRRHIRNRIHEINGQLSTVKEHRTRYRERRKKNGVFQIAIVGYTNAGKSTLFNQLTDADSHEEDLLFATLDPMTRKMTLASGYSVLISDTVGFIQDLPTTLIAAFRSTLEEVKEADYLLHVIDSSNEDYEGHERTVHELLEELEADRIPMLTVYNKEDQIRPDFIPSSKHRHLLISARREEDVKRLKADIKAELKQNFLKPYHVKIPAYEGKLISALKSETLVESLEFQKEAELYDITGFSGEEQTILGQIKKYML, from the coding sequence TTGAATGAACATGAAATGACAGAAAAAGCGATCCTTGTCGGCTGTCAATTGCCGCATGTCACGGATGAACGCTTTCAATACTCAATGGAAGAATTAGCTTCCTTAACCAAAACGGCTGGCGGTGAAGCTGTCAGCGTAATGACGCAGAAGAGAAATAGACAAGACAGCGCAACATATATCGGTAAAGGGAAAGTAGAAGAGCTTGAAGTGCTTTGCGAGGAATTCGAATGTGATGTCATTATTTTTAATGACGAACTGTCTCCAAGTCAACTAAAAGCTTTGGCAACTGCCTTAGATGTGAAAATTATCGATCGGACACAATTGATTTTAGACATCTTTGCAAAAAGAGCCCGGACAAGAGAGGGGAAGCTGCAAATAGAGCTTGCCCAGCTTCAGTATGCCTTGCCGAGACTAAGCGGACAAGGGATCAGTCTCTCAAGACAAGGCGGCGGAATTGGCGCAAGAGGTCCAGGTGAAACAAAACTTGAAACAGATAGACGCCATATTCGAAACCGTATTCACGAAATTAACGGGCAATTATCTACAGTCAAAGAACACCGTACAAGATACCGGGAACGCCGGAAGAAAAATGGTGTGTTCCAAATTGCCATTGTTGGGTATACGAATGCCGGAAAATCTACTTTGTTTAACCAATTAACAGATGCAGATAGTCATGAAGAGGATCTGCTATTTGCGACACTTGATCCAATGACACGTAAGATGACATTAGCATCTGGCTACAGTGTGCTGATTTCAGACACCGTTGGTTTTATCCAAGACCTCCCAACAACACTCATTGCGGCATTTCGTTCCACTCTTGAAGAAGTGAAGGAAGCCGATTATTTGCTTCATGTCATTGATTCTTCTAATGAGGATTACGAAGGTCACGAACGGACGGTTCATGAGTTATTAGAAGAACTAGAAGCAGACCGTATACCGATGCTGACGGTTTATAACAAAGAAGATCAAATCAGACCGGATTTCATCCCATCTTCAAAGCATCGTCATCTGTTAATCAGTGCGAGACGCGAAGAAGATGTGAAGCGGTTAAAAGCGGATATTAAGGCAGAACTGAAACAAAACTTTTTAAAGCCATATCATGTGAAGATTCCTGCGTATGAAGGAAAGCTCATCTCCGCATTAAAATCAGAAACGCTCGTGGAATCACTAGAATTTCAAAAAGAAGCAGAACTTTATGACATCACCGGGTTTAGCGGTGAGGAGCAGACCATATTAGGTCAAATCAAGAAGTATATGTTGTAA
- the glnA gene encoding type I glutamate--ammonia ligase: MAKYTREDIVKLVNEENVKYIRLQFTDILGTIKNVEIPVSQLEKALDNKCMFDGSSIEGFVRIEESDMYLYPDLNTFVIFPWTAEKGKVARFICDIYKPDGTPFDGDPRNNLKRVLKEMEDLGFSDFNLGPEPEFFLFKLDEKGEPTLELNDKGGYFDLAPTDLGENCRRDIVLELEEMGFEIEASHHEVAPGQHEIDFKYAGAIRSCDDIQTFKLVVKTIARKHGLHATFMPKPLFGVNGSGMHCNLSLFKNGKNAFFDEKADLQLSETARHFIAGIVKHATSFTAVTNPTVNSYKRLVPGYEAPCYVAWSAQNRSPLIRIPASRGISTRVEVRSVDPSANPYLALSVLLAAGLDGIKNKLDAPAPIDRNIYVMDKEERLENGIADLPATLAEALELLKSNEVMVNALGDHLFEHFIESKEIEWDMFRTQVHPWERDQYMSQY, encoded by the coding sequence ATGGCAAAATACACAAGAGAAGATATCGTAAAATTAGTAAATGAGGAAAATGTAAAGTACATCCGTCTGCAATTTACAGACATTCTCGGAACGATTAAAAATGTTGAAATTCCTGTGAGCCAGTTAGAAAAAGCTCTCGATAACAAATGTATGTTTGACGGTTCATCTATTGAAGGTTTCGTACGTATTGAGGAATCAGATATGTATCTATACCCAGATCTCAACACATTTGTTATATTCCCTTGGACAGCAGAAAAAGGTAAAGTTGCACGCTTTATTTGTGACATTTACAAGCCAGACGGGACGCCATTTGATGGAGACCCGCGTAACAACTTAAAGCGTGTCTTGAAGGAAATGGAAGACCTAGGATTTAGTGATTTCAACCTTGGACCTGAGCCAGAATTCTTCTTATTTAAATTAGATGAAAAAGGCGAGCCAACGCTTGAATTAAACGATAAAGGTGGATACTTTGACCTTGCACCAACAGATCTAGGCGAAAACTGCCGCCGTGATATCGTGCTTGAGCTTGAAGAAATGGGCTTTGAAATTGAAGCGTCTCACCATGAAGTAGCACCTGGACAGCATGAAATTGACTTCAAATATGCAGGCGCCATCCGTTCTTGTGATGACATTCAAACGTTCAAACTCGTTGTCAAAACGATCGCGAGAAAGCATGGTCTTCATGCGACATTCATGCCAAAACCATTGTTTGGTGTAAACGGATCTGGTATGCACTGTAACCTATCATTATTCAAAAATGGCAAAAACGCATTCTTTGATGAAAAAGCAGATTTACAATTAAGCGAGACGGCTAGACACTTTATCGCAGGTATCGTCAAGCATGCAACTAGCTTTACAGCGGTCACAAACCCAACGGTGAACTCTTACAAGCGTCTTGTACCTGGTTATGAAGCACCTTGCTACGTGGCATGGAGTGCACAAAACCGTAGCCCATTAATCCGTATCCCTGCATCACGCGGCATCAGCACACGTGTAGAAGTGCGCAGCGTAGACCCATCTGCAAACCCATACCTTGCACTAAGCGTATTACTTGCAGCAGGTCTTGACGGAATCAAAAACAAACTAGACGCACCAGCACCAATTGACAGAAACATCTATGTCATGGACAAAGAAGAGCGCCTTGAAAACGGCATCGCTGACCTTCCTGCAACACTTGCAGAAGCACTTGAGCTGCTGAAATCAAACGAAGTCATGGTCAACGCGCTAGGCGATCACTTATTCGAACACTTCATCGAATCAAAAGAAATCGAATGGGATATGTTCCGCACCCAAGTACACCCATGGGAACGCGATCAGTATATGTCTCAGTATTAA
- a CDS encoding MerR family transcriptional regulator produces the protein MSDNIRRSMPLFPIGIVMQLTELSARQIRYYEENGLVFPARSDGNRRLFSFHDVDKLLEIKNLIEQGVNMAGIKKLFAKAEAEHPASDAKTEEKTTAKHNLTDDELRKLLKKELIQAGRFQQGTTFRQGDMSRFFR, from the coding sequence ATGAGTGATAACATTCGCCGCTCAATGCCTTTATTCCCAATTGGGATTGTCATGCAGCTAACAGAATTATCTGCAAGGCAAATTCGCTATTATGAGGAAAATGGTTTAGTATTTCCAGCAAGAAGTGATGGGAATCGCCGATTATTTTCTTTCCATGATGTTGATAAATTACTAGAAATTAAAAATCTCATCGAACAAGGTGTAAACATGGCAGGAATCAAAAAACTTTTTGCCAAAGCTGAGGCAGAACATCCAGCGTCTGATGCAAAGACCGAGGAGAAAACCACAGCCAAGCACAACTTGACAGATGATGAACTCAGGAAGCTACTGAAAAAGGAACTCATTCAGGCTGGACGTTTCCAACAAGGAACGACCTTTAGGCAGGGGGATATGTCAAGGTTCTTCCGTTAA
- the nrdE gene encoding class 1b ribonucleoside-diphosphate reductase subunit alpha, whose product MSQNQVPKWIQLNNEIMIQKEGKFQFDKDKEAVHSYFVDYINQNTVFFHNLEEKIDYLIENDYYEEEFLRQYSMADIKEVFEAAYAKKFRFPSFMSAFKFYNDYALKTNDKKKILERYEDRISVVALFFAGGDKEKALEFVELMINQEYQPSTPTFLNAGRKRRGELVSCFLLEVNDSLNDISRAIDISMQLSKLGGGVSLNLSKLRAKGEAIKDVENATKGVVGVMKLLDNAFRYADQMGQRQGSGSAYLNIFHRDINDFLDTKKISADEDVRVKTLSIGVVIPDKFIELAREDKTAYTFYPHTVYKEYGQHLDEMDMEEMYDELVENPKIKKEKVNPRKLLEKLAVLRSESGYPYIMFQDNVNREHALNHISRVKFSNLCSEVLQASEVSSYADYDQEDEIGLDISCNLGSLNIMNVMKNKSIEKTVKLATDSLTLVSETTDIRNAPAVRKANKAMKSIGLGAMNLHGYLAQNQMAYESEEARDFANTFFMMVNYYSIKRSSELAKEKGETFHRYEGSGYATGEYFNKYVENDFTPKTEKAAALFEGMHIPTKEDWAALKDFVAENGMYHSYRLCIAPTGSISYVQSATASVMPIMERIEERTYGNSKTYYPMPGLSAQNWFFYKEAYDMDMFKVVDMIATIQQHVDQGISFTLFLKDTMTTRDLNRIDLYAHHKGIKTLYYARTKDTGQEGCLSCVV is encoded by the coding sequence TTGTCACAAAATCAGGTTCCAAAGTGGATACAATTAAATAACGAGATTATGATTCAAAAAGAAGGAAAGTTTCAGTTCGATAAGGACAAAGAAGCTGTACATAGTTATTTCGTAGATTATATTAATCAAAACACAGTCTTCTTTCACAACTTAGAAGAGAAGATTGATTACTTAATAGAAAACGACTACTATGAGGAAGAATTTTTAAGACAATACAGCATGGCAGATATTAAAGAGGTATTCGAAGCTGCATATGCGAAGAAATTTAGATTCCCATCATTCATGAGTGCGTTTAAGTTTTACAACGACTACGCACTGAAAACAAATGATAAAAAGAAAATCCTTGAACGCTATGAAGACCGCATTTCAGTTGTAGCGCTTTTCTTTGCGGGCGGAGATAAAGAAAAAGCCCTTGAGTTTGTAGAACTGATGATCAATCAGGAATACCAGCCAAGTACACCAACATTCTTAAACGCTGGACGTAAAAGACGCGGTGAGCTTGTGAGCTGCTTCTTGCTTGAAGTGAATGACTCATTAAACGATATTTCAAGAGCGATTGATATTTCAATGCAGCTTTCAAAATTAGGCGGCGGCGTCAGCTTGAACTTGTCAAAGCTTCGTGCAAAAGGCGAAGCAATTAAAGATGTTGAAAACGCGACAAAAGGTGTCGTCGGCGTGATGAAGCTTCTTGATAATGCATTCAGATATGCAGATCAAATGGGACAAAGACAAGGATCAGGTAGTGCCTACCTTAATATTTTCCACAGAGATATTAATGATTTCTTAGATACAAAAAAAATCTCTGCAGATGAAGATGTGCGTGTGAAAACATTGTCCATCGGTGTCGTCATCCCGGATAAATTTATCGAGCTTGCCAGAGAAGATAAAACAGCTTACACCTTCTATCCGCACACAGTCTATAAAGAATATGGACAGCATCTTGATGAGATGGACATGGAAGAAATGTATGATGAGCTTGTAGAAAACCCGAAAATCAAAAAAGAAAAAGTCAATCCGAGAAAGCTTCTTGAAAAATTGGCTGTTCTTCGCTCAGAATCTGGCTATCCATATATCATGTTCCAAGATAATGTGAATAGAGAGCATGCATTAAACCATATTTCACGAGTGAAATTCTCAAACCTTTGCTCAGAAGTGCTTCAAGCTTCAGAGGTCTCTTCTTACGCGGACTATGATCAAGAAGATGAAATTGGTCTTGATATTTCTTGTAACCTTGGTTCATTAAATATCATGAATGTCATGAAAAACAAATCGATCGAAAAAACGGTCAAACTAGCAACAGACTCACTCACGCTTGTATCTGAAACAACAGATATTCGCAATGCACCGGCTGTTCGAAAAGCGAACAAAGCGATGAAATCAATCGGACTTGGTGCGATGAACCTTCACGGGTATTTGGCTCAAAACCAAATGGCCTATGAAAGTGAAGAAGCAAGAGATTTCGCGAATACGTTCTTTATGATGGTGAACTACTATTCAATTAAACGTTCAAGTGAGCTTGCAAAAGAAAAAGGAGAAACATTCCATCGTTATGAAGGCTCTGGCTACGCAACGGGCGAGTACTTCAATAAATACGTGGAGAATGATTTCACACCAAAAACAGAAAAAGCAGCAGCATTATTTGAAGGCATGCACATTCCAACAAAAGAAGACTGGGCAGCACTCAAAGACTTTGTAGCGGAAAATGGCATGTACCATAGCTACCGCTTATGTATTGCACCAACAGGTTCCATTTCTTATGTGCAATCGGCAACAGCCTCTGTTATGCCAATTATGGAACGTATCGAAGAAAGAACATACGGCAACAGCAAAACGTATTACCCAATGCCAGGTCTTTCAGCGCAAAACTGGTTCTTCTATAAAGAAGCGTACGATATGGATATGTTTAAAGTGGTCGATATGATCGCAACGATTCAGCAGCACGTCGATCAAGGAATCAGCTTTACACTATTCCTGAAAGATACGATGACAACGCGTGACCTAAACCGCATCGATCTGTATGCACACCATAAAGGCATTAAGACACTTTATTATGCAAGAACGAAGGATACAGGGCAGGAAGGCTGTCTTTCTTGTGTTGTTTGA